A genomic region of Nymphaea colorata isolate Beijing-Zhang1983 chromosome 2, ASM883128v2, whole genome shotgun sequence contains the following coding sequences:
- the LOC116247363 gene encoding uncharacterized protein LOC116247363, translating to MDSDVEDIRNKGTMERKRCLPPWMLGITAAGKEKTSMIAAGDDINVSVGDEQLQQVEQSEHVSGGTKKNLVLPPVKDANGNTVKRIRKSSKRIIENENVVQQHEDVHERKKKRESVITGEENNAQNLKRRSKTYGCSGLDSSARLPSSQSCSSDVELSLDDLVTIAEEYVREEAEKDGEKEAGNGLPSKSSSSQLISRHVTKSEAGHIGMDFIKKRSIVNDGLPIENMQCTAPVITGNAAEDMLNIFLGPAVWKPREHKKLELAEYILQSHKLSENLNKGTVEGEEAPVMKKKGSLKEKIAMFLD from the exons ATGGATTCTGATGTTGAAGACATCAGAAATAAAGGTACCATGGAAAGGAAACGGTGTTTGCCTCCATGGATGCTGGGGATAACAGCTGCAGGCAAAGAAAAAACCTCTATGATAGCAGCTGGGGATGACATCAACGTATCTGTTGGTGATGAACAGCTCCAGCAAGTTGAGCAATCTGAGCATGTCTCAGGTGGCACAAAGAAAAATCTGGTATTACCTCCTGTCAAAGATGCAAATGGAAATACAGTCAAAAGAATAAGGAAATCGAGCAAGAGaattattgaaaatgaaaatgtagtTCAGCAACATGAGGATGTgcatgaaagaaagaagaaacgcGAGAGTGTGATCACAGGAGAAGAGAACAATGCTCAAAACTTGAAGAGGAGATCGAAGACATATGGTTGTAGCGGCTTAGATAGTTCTGCAAGGCTTCCTTCATCTCAAAGTTGTAGCAGTGACGTAGAGTTGTCTTTGGATGATCTGGTGACCATTGCTGAAGAG TATGTCAGGGAGGAAGCTGAGAAGGATGGTGAGAAAGAGGCAGGAAATGGGCTTCCATCCAAAAGTTCATCAAGCCAATTGATCTCCAGACATGTGACGAAATCAGAGGCAGGTCACATTGGCATGGattttattaagaaaagaaGCATAGTGAATGATGGTCTGCCAATAGAAAATATGCAATGTACTGCTCCAGTAATAACTGGCAACGCTGCTGAGGACatgttaaatattttcttggGTCCTGCAGTTTGGAAGCCTCGGGAGCACAAGAAGCTAGAACTTGCGGAGTACATACTACAGAGCCATAAGCTCAGCGAAAATCTGAACAAGGGAACCGTTGAGGGTGAAGAGGCTCCTGTAATGAAAAAGAAGGGCAGTCTTAAAGAAAAGATAGCCATGTTTCTGGATTGA